One window of Kosakonia cowanii JCM 10956 = DSM 18146 genomic DNA carries:
- the sfsB gene encoding DNA-binding transcriptional regulator SfsB translates to METKYTDWHQADIIAGLRKKGTSLAAESRKNGLSSSTLANALTRPWPKGELIIARALDTDPWVIWPSRYHDPITHAFLDKTKFIRKKRSEA, encoded by the coding sequence ATGGAAACGAAATATACCGACTGGCATCAAGCCGATATTATTGCCGGGCTGCGAAAAAAGGGTACGTCGCTGGCGGCTGAATCTCGAAAAAATGGCTTGAGTTCCTCCACCCTCGCCAATGCACTGACCCGACCCTGGCCGAAGGGAGAGTTGATTATTGCCCGGGCGCTGGATACCGATCCCTGGGTTATATGGCCTTCGCGTTACCACGATCCCATCACGCACGCGTTTCTTGATAAAACCAAATTCATCAGGAAAAAACGTAGTGAAGCGTAA